TGCTGGTCTGCCGTAAGGCAGAACTGCATTTCAGGACTTGCCTTCAATACTTTAAAGAGTTCGTAGAACTCAGCTCCTAAAGTGTCAAAATACTCATCCAAGCCCTGAGAAGTGGTGTCTGCAAAGACATCTTTCCAAGTTGGACGTACATTCATAAAGTAGAAAATGAATCGGCTGAATAAGCCGTTTTCAGCATTAGGAATGAGAGCCGAAACTTGTTTTGGCGTTCCTGAAAGCACTGCCGAAAGGCAGGGGTTTTCAATATCCACATACTCACGGTCAGTTCTTCGATAGTAACTGATTGTTTCATGGTGGAATGCTTTCCTGAATCCATCAGAATAGTTGCCATAATCGGATTTGAAGGCATGAGCTAATGTGTCGCCTTCTGTCTCGAAAATCAATCCTTTGCCATCACTATCACCCAAAAGCTGATAGGCTCCAGTAGAGCTATTGTTGGCCGGAATGAACAGCATCTTTTCAGGTGGCTTGCCGGGTTTTTCAACTCCTTCTTCTTTGCCTTTCTTGGTATTGTAATCAGCCATTTCCAATTCATGCTGTTGCTTTAGCAACTTGGCTTGTTCTCTCAGCTCCTTATGGATAGGGTTGACCAATTGGCGGCAATGTACCAAGCGGCCTTTACCTGCGGAGGCTTGGGCTGTAATAAACAGAAACATATTGGAATAGACTTTTCTACCATCATAGATTCCGAATAGTTTGGGCAAACATGCACTGATTGAAACCAAAGAGCCTAAGAGCAACAGATCCTTTTCTTCATTGGATGTGACAACACTTACCACCTTTTGAAGAAAGTCAGGAAGTTCAGGAAATAAAGAATCTGGAAGATTCGGCATTTCCTGTTTGGTAGGTTGGCTGGTTGTCTTTGGCTTGGAAATTTGAACTCCAGCTTGCTTTGCATGGTAGAAAAAGGTTTTCAGGGAAACGCCCTGACCTTTTGCTTTGAGGCAGTTGTCAAACTGCCGATCACATTCGGAAGCTGAATAATCAGGATAGAAGCGACTGATTCTATGGAAGTAGTCACGGCCTGATTCTCCAAATTCATCAGCAAAGGCAAAGCCGATATTCCGCCAATCGCTGTAAGCGGTGGTAATATCTATCTGGTTCGCTTCAATTTGCTGAATGATAGTTTCTACTTCTGATTCGTTGCTGTTGCTCAATGGTTGAGCTTGCTCTGTATTTATCGATTGTTGGGCAGGATTCTCCATCCATTCCAACGGATTAAACGTTTTCTTTTCCATAACCTACAGGTATTTGGGATTAATGAATGCTTGCGGGTCGTGAGGCAGGAAACATGCTCTGGAAATGTCTTTGCCTGACTGATCTACTTCCAGCTTGTAAGTGTGCTGAATGTAGTTTGCTACCGCTTTAAAATAGTCCTGGTGTTTTGCCTTTGTAAGCTCTATTGGAATTACCCATTTCAACCCATCACCTGAAGGAGATACAAACAGTAGCTCCGTTTCAAAGTACTGGTCTTTGAGTAATTCCGCTTTCAATCCAGATAGGTCGCTTACATGGTCAAAATCAATTGTAAGAAGCCCTGAATGCTTTCTAAGGTGTTTATCATTTCGTTGTGAGAAAGTGCCTGAGAAGGTCACGTAATCGAAATTGAACGCCTTGTACTTACGGGCTTCCTTGACATCCTGAATGCTGCGAAGTGTACTTGTACACGTAGCAAATGAATCTCCCTTGATAATCGAATAGGCTTCTACCAAATCAATATCTCTTGTTGGATTGATATTGGTAACTGGCTTGGTGTAGAAGCTGAAAAGCGGAGCTTTTAGCTTCACATGCACAGGAGCAACCACTTGTGGTTGTGACTCTTCCTGAGTGTAAAAGCCATTTTTATGACCTATGCGCAAATGCAATTCTTCATTCAGCTTTTCATTGAGTTCCTGACCCGATAAGCCAAAATGCAATGAGGCGAAATCAAAGACATTGCCTTGTGCAATGGCTTCTTCTGTGTCGGTGTGCGTAGCACATCCGTCAACTACCTTCACAATCAATGTGGGCTTGTCCGCATTGAAAGGGTTCTTGGTGGGTTTACAGTCCCTTCCCGAAAGGGAAAGGACTGTTTCACCTTGATAGTATTGGCGCAACACATAGGCATAGATATTCAGGCCGTAGTGCGTCTTGTGTAAAATGGCTTCTCTACTTATTTCCATGACCTGTGGATTTTGAAGGTTGGTAATTGGCTTCCAACATCTTTTCAATGTCAGAGAGCTTGTAGAAGAATTTGCCATTTACACGGCTGTATGGTAGTGTTCCATTGTCCCGAAGGGTCTGCAAGGTTCGCTTGCTGATATGGAGCGACTGCATTACATCTTGTCCATCAATCCACGATTCATTGAATCTCTCCAGTCGTGTCTTTTGGTATTGCTGCAAGTATGCCTTTATGGTCTTAATCTCCTGAGAGAGCTTCAGGATTAAATCAATAATCTCTGTCATAGCTTCACTCTCCCTTTTTTGATTAAGTAATCGGCAGCTCGCTGATCGATTTCATCCTGCGTGGAATTGCGGTTGCGAAGCAACCACTGGTCTAATTCAGCACGGTTGAAATAGAGCTTTTTCCCGTTGGGTTTGTAGTATGGAATACTACCCGCACTCGTCAACTTATACAGGTGCGATTGCGACAATTCAAGGTACTGACATGCTTCATTGAAGTTCAGTACGTTTTTGAGAATCAGGTTTTGATCTAAAACATGCTTCTCGATAATTTTGAGACGTTCTAATATTTCGTCCATTTTCTTAATTATTAGAGAATTAGAAATGGACATCTGGCCAAATGTCATCCTTGATTATCAAGGACTTGACAAAGTTCCGTAGAAGGGTTTGGTAGCCTTAGAAATGGAAATTTCATTCCTTGTAAGTGGTTGATTTACAAGGGTTATTGAAAAAGAGTGGAAATTTGAATTGGTAAATTGACGGCAAATTACCGCAATTCAACAATTGGGTAATTGGGTAAGCCAGAACTGAGTATCTACATAATCCGCTACAGCATCAGGGTCATTCCGATAAGTTCTGAATTGCTTGTCAATATCAGTAGCGTAGCGGTGATCTAAGAACTTGCGAATAGCTACATCCTTGATTTCCTTGTTTCCCGGAAACTGCCTTTTGTTGAAGTAGCCTTTATTGATTAAGTGGAGGTAGATGCATGCCAGTTCGTTCTTGGCTCCATGCTTATTTGTGAAGTTGTAGTCAGCATCAATGTAACCGTACTCATGCAGCTTGCTCTCAAAACTGCCAAAGCGATTAGGGTTTTTGATAATGGTACTGAAAGTCAAAATGCCTTTCTTTTCAGGGCGAACATCATTTGATATGGGCTGAAATGTGGAGGTTTCAACCGAATCAGGTTTGATAGGTGCAGCTTTGGCCAGTGGTTTTTTGGTTGCTTCAACGATTACACTTGGTTGAGGTGCTGTTTGCTCAAAGTAGGTGTAATAGATTTCTTCTTCGGTTAGCGGATCTTGCTTTAGCAAACTTGGGTAGGCTTCCTGAATCTCCATGTACAACCTAACCAATTCATGTTTTAGGTAATGAATGATAAAGGATTCATCAGCCAAGACTTTGTCCTGGCTGGATAATCCTGTCTTGGGTTGGTATTGCTCTTCTTGGTACTGGCGTTCAATTAATACCTGAGCAAGCTCTTTGAGTTTTTGTGGTAATGTTCTGGTCAAAGCCCAATGAACATGGTATTTCTTTTCGTTATCGTTGACAGCTTCTTCAACTGCTTTGTGGAGGTTGTTGAGAAAGCGGATTGCTTCATGGTCAATGAGTGAGGTGTAGTATTTCCGCTTGTTGGATAGGGGATTGAGAAAAGAAAGTTCAAAGCTCGGTTGTACTTGATAATAGGTCTTTTCAAGGTCGTTTAAATCCTGTTTAAACTTCATTTCAGAAACATTGCTAATCATCCAAGGCCGAAGGTCGAGGAATAGAATGCGGTTGTATATGTCTAATTCGGTGCTCATAAATCCAACTTGATTTTGTTAGCTGCTTCTTTCTTCTTGTCGTCAATGATCTTGGCATAGACCTGAGTGGTTTTCAACTCCCTGTGGCCAAGCAATTTTGAGACCGTGTATATGTCAGTTCCTGCGGTAAGCTGTAAGGTGGCATAGGTGTGACGGGCGCAATGGAAGGTTATCGTCTTGGTAATACCAGCTCTCATTACCCATTGTTGTAATTTGAGATTATGCCAGGCAGAGTATTTCAATCCCTTAAACACTCGCTCGTCTTTGTCTTGGCGTTCGCCAAGCAAACCGAAGGCTTGCTCTGAGATAGGCAGTGTTTCCGCTCCTTTGGTTTTCTTCTGTCTGAAACGAATGTAGTAGCCCATATCATTTGAGTGTTGCACTTCGGACCATAGAAGCTTATTTATATCTGACCAACGAAGGCCAGTAAGGCATGAGAAAATGAAAGCGGTTTTTAGCTGAGGTATTTCACATTCAGCTTTAACAACTGCTTGCAGCTCTTCCAGTGTTAAAAACTCTCTTTCCGGTTCTCCTTGCTTGAATGCTTCAACTCCTTCTGCTGGATTGTGTGGAATGATACCATCCTTCACCGCTTGCTTTAGTGCAGCTCTTAGTTTGTTGAAATAGGAGTACTTGGAGTTTTGAGAAAGTTTCTGGATTCCATGTCCGGTGGCTTTCTTGTCAAGGTATTCTTTGAAGTCCTGGACAAACTCACGATTCACGAACTCAAAGGAAATATCCTGTGGTATAAATGCCTTCATGTGCTTGATCATACTATCCCAATTTCCGTAGTTGCCCGGACTGTCTTTGCGTTTATTGGCAAGCAATTCAAGGTAGGCGGTGAAACTACCTTTCAGCTTCTCATTGTCACGGAATCCATAAACACCGTTTTGGATTTCGATTTGTCGCTGTGCTCTTATGGTCTCAGCCAGTTGGAGCGTTTTCTTGTTGACTTCCTTTTGCTCTTTGGTTTTGGCGTTAGGGTCGAGGTAGAGTTTTAGGTACTCCGTTTTGCGTTTCCCTTGGTGATAGTAGTCCAGGTATAAACTGGTCTGGCCACCTTGATTGCGTTTTCTTAGTGTAACCTTCATGCTTGAAACAGTTTTTCGATTTCAGTTCTCTTGATAATGGTACGTCTCCCGATTTTGGCAGCATTGATAGTACCGCTCTTTATCTGGCGGTAAAGGGTCATTCTACTTGCTCCAAGTAGTTCACAGGTTTCGGATATGCTGAGAAAATCCTTGTCCTGTAGCTTTTGCTGATTGTGTTGGGATTTCTGAGAAGCAACTGAGGGAATTTCCTGAACCTTCTTTTCTCTCTGCCTTTTCTTGTAGGCTCGTTTGGCACATAGATCACCACAAAATTGGGTCACTGTGGTCTTGGCAATGAACTCATTGCCGCAGTGCTGACAGATTTTAGGAACTCGAATGTTGCTGCTCATGACGTTTCTTTAAAAGGGGAGAAAATGTATCAGTACGTATCTGATTGTATCAGTTTGTATCTGTATGTAACATAATCTCTCCGGTGCTCTGTAAATCTGTTGCTAACAACAAAAATTGTTTCTATAGCAACAAATTAGAAACGAAATATACGAAAATAAGGGAAGATTAGCAACAAATAAAAGAAGTAAAAACCGCTTAAAATGCACTAAAAGAAGGGTTTAGCTAAGTAAAAGAAAAGTAATTACTTTCCGATACAAAACTTGCTAAAGATGTTCTCCAGCAGATCATCGGTGGTGATCTCTCCAGTGATCTGCCCCAGGTGAAAGAGTGAGTTGCGGATGTCCATGGCCACAAAGTCGTTGGTCACTTGCCGGTCAATGCCATCGATCACCTGATCCAGTGCCTTGTTGGTTTCCATCAGACTTTCGTAGTGCCTCAGATTAGTCACTATGGTGTTTCCGGTCTTGAAGTCATCCAGGGAAACCAAGGTTTTTAAGGCCTCTTTGAGGTTTTCGAGGTTCTCCTTTTGGCTGGCAGAGATCATCAGGGCGTTTTCTGACTCCAGTGCGTTCAATAGGTTGGCGTCTGCCCGGTCCATTTTATTTCCAATCAGCAGATAGGGGACT
This Marinoscillum sp. 108 DNA region includes the following protein-coding sequences:
- a CDS encoding DUF3987 domain-containing protein, which produces MEKKTFNPLEWMENPAQQSINTEQAQPLSNSNESEVETIIQQIEANQIDITTAYSDWRNIGFAFADEFGESGRDYFHRISRFYPDYSASECDRQFDNCLKAKGQGVSLKTFFYHAKQAGVQISKPKTTSQPTKQEMPNLPDSLFPELPDFLQKVVSVVTSNEEKDLLLLGSLVSISACLPKLFGIYDGRKVYSNMFLFITAQASAGKGRLVHCRQLVNPIHKELREQAKLLKQQHELEMADYNTKKGKEEGVEKPGKPPEKMLFIPANNSSTGAYQLLGDSDGKGLIFETEGDTLAHAFKSDYGNYSDGFRKAFHHETISYYRRTDREYVDIENPCLSAVLSGTPKQVSALIPNAENGLFSRFIFYFMNVRPTWKDVFADTTSQGLDEYFDTLGAEFYELFKVLKASPEMQFCLTADQQAQFNGFFAQVQDHYMTLQGIDYMATIRRLGLIAFRISMILSALRILETGDTSTQIICEERDFQTALAMVRVLVKHSAKVFTELPEDVKPSPRKNRKQKFLDALPQEFNRQKYLEVAKQMNIPDKTAEGYITEFGKSGLIHREKQDHYINLNSQEVQDFKDAKD
- a CDS encoding BT4734/BF3469 family protein — protein: MEISREAILHKTHYGLNIYAYVLRQYYQGETVLSLSGRDCKPTKNPFNADKPTLIVKVVDGCATHTDTEEAIAQGNVFDFASLHFGLSGQELNEKLNEELHLRIGHKNGFYTQEESQPQVVAPVHVKLKAPLFSFYTKPVTNINPTRDIDLVEAYSIIKGDSFATCTSTLRSIQDVKEARKYKAFNFDYVTFSGTFSQRNDKHLRKHSGLLTIDFDHVSDLSGLKAELLKDQYFETELLFVSPSGDGLKWVIPIELTKAKHQDYFKAVANYIQHTYKLEVDQSGKDISRACFLPHDPQAFINPKYL
- a CDS encoding helix-turn-helix domain-containing protein; protein product: MTEIIDLILKLSQEIKTIKAYLQQYQKTRLERFNESWIDGQDVMQSLHISKRTLQTLRDNGTLPYSRVNGKFFYKLSDIEKMLEANYQPSKSTGHGNK
- a CDS encoding helix-turn-helix domain-containing protein; amino-acid sequence: MDEILERLKIIEKHVLDQNLILKNVLNFNEACQYLELSQSHLYKLTSAGSIPYYKPNGKKLYFNRAELDQWLLRNRNSTQDEIDQRAADYLIKKGRVKL
- a CDS encoding DUF6617 family protein encodes the protein MSTELDIYNRILFLDLRPWMISNVSEMKFKQDLNDLEKTYYQVQPSFELSFLNPLSNKRKYYTSLIDHEAIRFLNNLHKAVEEAVNDNEKKYHVHWALTRTLPQKLKELAQVLIERQYQEEQYQPKTGLSSQDKVLADESFIIHYLKHELVRLYMEIQEAYPSLLKQDPLTEEEIYYTYFEQTAPQPSVIVEATKKPLAKAAPIKPDSVETSTFQPISNDVRPEKKGILTFSTIIKNPNRFGSFESKLHEYGYIDADYNFTNKHGAKNELACIYLHLINKGYFNKRQFPGNKEIKDVAIRKFLDHRYATDIDKQFRTYRNDPDAVADYVDTQFWLTQLPNC
- a CDS encoding site-specific integrase, with the protein product MKVTLRKRNQGGQTSLYLDYYHQGKRKTEYLKLYLDPNAKTKEQKEVNKKTLQLAETIRAQRQIEIQNGVYGFRDNEKLKGSFTAYLELLANKRKDSPGNYGNWDSMIKHMKAFIPQDISFEFVNREFVQDFKEYLDKKATGHGIQKLSQNSKYSYFNKLRAALKQAVKDGIIPHNPAEGVEAFKQGEPEREFLTLEELQAVVKAECEIPQLKTAFIFSCLTGLRWSDINKLLWSEVQHSNDMGYYIRFRQKKTKGAETLPISEQAFGLLGERQDKDERVFKGLKYSAWHNLKLQQWVMRAGITKTITFHCARHTYATLQLTAGTDIYTVSKLLGHRELKTTQVYAKIIDDKKKEAANKIKLDL
- a CDS encoding helix-turn-helix domain-containing protein, encoding MSSNIRVPKICQHCGNEFIAKTTVTQFCGDLCAKRAYKKRQREKKVQEIPSVASQKSQHNQQKLQDKDFLSISETCELLGASRMTLYRQIKSGTINAAKIGRRTIIKRTEIEKLFQA